A window of Pontibacillus halophilus JSM 076056 = DSM 19796 contains these coding sequences:
- the spoIVB gene encoding SpoIVB peptidase yields the protein MNCLNPIECCRKILGVILLVAVLCIPFSKPVQTYLSIPNELTVFENEPTALQTIGSSVPKVKAGDSVIEQEANALIGKHSGESEFVYELAGLPIKKVDVNVLKDFKVIPGGQSIGVKLHTLGVLVVGHHLVDTPDGKVSPGEEANVQVGDILLKINGKDIKQMSEVAPFVEEAGKNDEKLKLTIKREKETFETMLTPYYDDQDNKYRLGLYIRDSAAGIGTMTFYHPDSKKYGALGHVISDMDTKKPIEIHEGTIVRSNVTEIEKGSNGVPGEKRAKFSADQSQIGNITRNSPFGIFGKLDKQVKNGIMDNPMPIALSHQVKEGPAKILTVVEGEQVREFDVEIVSTVPQKYPATKGMIVKVTDPDLLKITGGIVQGMSGSPIIQDDKVVGAVTHVFVNDPTSGYGVHIEWMLHEAGINIYEEEQEKAS from the coding sequence GTGAACTGTTTGAATCCAATTGAATGTTGTAGAAAGATATTGGGTGTTATACTCCTTGTTGCTGTTCTTTGTATACCGTTCTCCAAACCTGTCCAAACGTATTTGTCTATTCCGAATGAGTTGACGGTATTCGAGAATGAACCTACCGCACTGCAAACGATTGGGTCTTCAGTTCCAAAAGTAAAAGCAGGGGACTCTGTGATTGAGCAGGAAGCAAATGCGCTAATCGGAAAACATTCAGGAGAATCTGAATTTGTATATGAACTAGCAGGGCTGCCGATTAAAAAAGTTGATGTAAATGTGCTTAAGGATTTTAAAGTCATTCCTGGTGGTCAATCCATTGGTGTGAAGCTTCATACGCTTGGCGTCCTCGTTGTAGGTCACCATTTAGTGGACACACCAGATGGAAAAGTCTCCCCTGGAGAAGAAGCGAATGTCCAAGTAGGAGACATTCTGCTCAAGATTAACGGTAAAGACATTAAACAAATGAGTGAAGTAGCACCATTTGTTGAAGAAGCAGGAAAGAATGATGAGAAATTAAAGCTTACAATCAAACGTGAGAAAGAAACATTTGAAACGATGCTTACTCCTTATTATGACGATCAAGACAATAAATATCGTTTAGGATTGTATATTCGTGATTCTGCTGCAGGAATCGGCACGATGACCTTTTACCACCCAGACTCGAAGAAGTATGGAGCATTAGGGCATGTAATTTCCGATATGGACACGAAAAAGCCAATTGAGATTCATGAAGGCACGATTGTACGTTCTAATGTTACTGAAATTGAAAAAGGAAGCAATGGTGTACCTGGGGAGAAGCGAGCCAAGTTCTCTGCAGATCAATCACAGATTGGGAACATTACACGTAACAGTCCATTTGGAATCTTTGGCAAGCTAGACAAGCAAGTGAAAAATGGGATTATGGATAACCCTATGCCAATTGCATTGTCCCACCAAGTGAAAGAAGGGCCAGCCAAAATTCTAACTGTTGTAGAAGGTGAGCAAGTTCGAGAATTCGATGTTGAAATTGTTAGCACGGTTCCTCAGAAATACCCAGCAACTAAAGGGATGATTGTGAAAGTCACTGATCCTGACTTGTTAAAGATTACTGGAGGCATCGTCCAAGGAATGAGTGGAAGTCCAATTATCCAAGATGATAAAGTAGTTGGCGCGGTGACGCATGTGTTTGTGAATGACCCTACGTCTGGGTACGGCGTTCACATTGAATGGATGTTGCATGAAGCAGGCATAAATATTTATGAAGAAGAACAAGAAAAGGCGAGTTAA
- the ahrC gene encoding transcriptional regulator AhrC/ArgR, whose translation MNKGQRHIKIRELIAENDIETQDDLVDRLRGLGYNVTQATVSRDIKELHLVKVPMLDGRYKYSLPADQRFNPLEKLKRLMIDAFLRIDVASHFIVLKTLPGNGNAIGVLIDNLDWEEILGTICGDDTCLIICRTEAEASQIRDRLLDML comes from the coding sequence ATGAATAAAGGTCAACGTCATATTAAAATTCGCGAATTAATCGCAGAGAACGATATTGAAACACAAGATGACTTAGTCGACCGATTGCGTGGTCTTGGATACAACGTGACACAAGCAACGGTCTCAAGAGATATAAAGGAGCTTCATCTTGTCAAAGTGCCAATGCTTGATGGTCGCTACAAATACAGCTTGCCAGCGGACCAGCGATTTAATCCGTTGGAGAAGTTAAAACGGTTAATGATTGATGCATTCCTACGCATTGATGTGGCCAGCCACTTTATTGTACTCAAAACGTTGCCAGGTAATGGGAACGCCATTGGTGTACTCATAGATAATTTGGATTGGGAAGAGATCCTCGGGACGATTTGCGGGGATGATACGTGTTTAATCATTTGTCGTACGGAGGCAGAAGCATCACAGATCCGTGACCGTTTACTCGACATGCTGTAA
- the recN gene encoding DNA repair protein RecN encodes MLAELSIKDFAIIEEVTVQFREGLTVLTGETGAGKSIIIDAIQLLTGGRGSAEFVRYGTKKAEIEGLFYIDHPKHSVYEKAEAFGVEVDDDGMIVLNRTISANGKSICRVNGKLVTLAILKEFGKTLIDIHTQHETQSLMDVDRHIELLDLYDQVKIEEVKSDYTVLYKQFDALKKRHRELSENEQEMAQRLDLLEFQYRELEEANLQPNEDEVLTEDRNRLVNYEKIYSGLNDAYHALYGDQKALDWLSHSLSSLEGAQNFDEEIAKKTEELSNHYYLVEELAYSLRHQLDSLEFDANELDSIEARLNEINRLRKKYGQSVNDILEYASKIEEEIDQIKNRDSHIVKLEEEIKEKAEDVALEAKHLHDLRVKAADQLSSSIHNELKDLYLEKAAFGVDFETVEGTETDPEIEGKRVKLSRNGMDHVKFLITTNPGEPLKEIHKVASGGELSRIMLALKRIFSQHQGVTSVIFDEVDTGVSGRVAQSIAEKIYGISSGSQVLCISHLPQVAAMADTHLYIQKHVENDRTSTSVEELSMEHKIEELSRMITGAELTETTKEHAKELLNLAEKFKQVHA; translated from the coding sequence GTGTTAGCTGAACTTTCTATTAAAGATTTTGCCATTATTGAGGAAGTAACCGTGCAGTTTCGTGAAGGATTAACCGTTCTAACGGGCGAAACAGGTGCTGGTAAATCCATTATTATTGACGCCATACAACTGCTAACAGGTGGTCGAGGTTCAGCTGAGTTCGTGCGCTATGGGACGAAGAAGGCGGAAATTGAAGGATTGTTCTATATTGACCATCCTAAGCATTCTGTCTATGAGAAAGCAGAAGCTTTCGGAGTTGAAGTCGATGATGATGGGATGATTGTGCTAAATCGAACAATCAGCGCAAATGGAAAGAGCATCTGTCGTGTAAACGGAAAGCTAGTCACGCTTGCAATCTTAAAAGAATTTGGTAAGACATTAATTGATATACATACTCAGCATGAAACGCAATCATTGATGGATGTAGACCGTCACATCGAATTACTTGATTTGTATGACCAGGTCAAGATAGAAGAAGTGAAGTCGGACTATACGGTGCTGTACAAGCAGTTCGATGCATTAAAGAAACGACACCGTGAACTCAGCGAGAATGAACAGGAGATGGCTCAACGACTTGACCTTCTGGAGTTCCAATATCGTGAGTTAGAAGAAGCCAACTTACAGCCGAATGAGGATGAGGTTCTCACTGAGGATCGCAATCGACTTGTGAATTACGAGAAGATATACTCCGGTCTGAATGATGCTTATCACGCGCTCTACGGGGATCAAAAGGCACTTGATTGGCTATCTCATTCGCTTTCTTCACTTGAGGGCGCGCAGAATTTCGATGAAGAAATTGCTAAGAAGACAGAAGAGCTCTCCAATCACTATTATTTAGTTGAAGAACTCGCCTATTCGTTAAGGCATCAGCTTGATTCACTTGAATTTGACGCCAATGAATTGGACAGTATTGAAGCGCGCTTAAACGAAATTAACCGTTTAAGAAAGAAGTACGGACAGTCTGTAAATGACATTCTAGAATACGCGTCCAAGATTGAAGAAGAAATTGACCAAATTAAGAATCGAGATTCTCACATTGTGAAGTTGGAAGAAGAGATTAAAGAGAAAGCTGAGGATGTTGCGCTTGAAGCGAAACATTTGCACGACCTACGTGTAAAGGCGGCTGATCAGTTATCATCTTCCATACACAATGAACTGAAGGACTTATATCTTGAGAAAGCGGCATTCGGGGTTGATTTCGAGACTGTGGAAGGGACTGAAACAGATCCTGAGATAGAAGGGAAGCGGGTTAAGCTATCCCGAAATGGAATGGACCATGTGAAGTTTCTTATTACTACAAATCCTGGTGAGCCGTTGAAGGAAATTCATAAAGTAGCAAGTGGCGGTGAGCTGTCTCGTATCATGCTCGCTTTAAAACGAATCTTCTCCCAGCACCAAGGCGTAACGAGTGTCATTTTCGATGAGGTGGACACTGGCGTTAGTGGACGAGTAGCCCAGTCTATTGCCGAGAAGATTTACGGTATATCTTCTGGGTCTCAGGTGCTCTGTATTTCACACCTCCCCCAAGTGGCTGCAATGGCAGATACTCATCTTTATATCCAAAAGCATGTGGAGAACGACCGGACATCTACAAGTGTGGAAGAATTGTCCATGGAGCACAAGATTGAAGAACTCTCCCGTATGATTACAGGCGCAGAGTTAACGGAAACAACGAAAGAGCACGCTAAAGAATTACTTAATCTTGCTGAAAAATTTAAACAAGTTCATGCTTAA
- a CDS encoding GNAT family N-acetyltransferase: MLETKRLILRYFRREDAKRLQEIYHNKKVASTTTIPYPYTIEDATNWIESHEELIEYGGLIPYAIVLKTENRLIGSISLRIHVGQWKGELAAVIDEEYWGKGYGTEAAKACLDEAFSEKGINKVFAQAIGSNHPSIETIKKIGMKLDGSLRQDLWHDGQFKDVLIFSILKREWESEGN, encoded by the coding sequence ATGTTGGAAACGAAACGGCTAATTCTTCGCTATTTCAGACGAGAAGACGCAAAGCGGTTGCAAGAAATCTATCACAATAAGAAGGTTGCATCTACAACAACGATTCCTTATCCATATACGATTGAAGATGCTACGAATTGGATTGAGAGTCATGAAGAACTAATCGAGTATGGAGGACTAATCCCATATGCGATTGTGCTTAAAACCGAGAATCGACTTATTGGTTCCATTTCACTCCGGATTCATGTCGGACAGTGGAAGGGAGAGCTTGCAGCGGTCATTGATGAAGAGTATTGGGGAAAGGGGTACGGCACAGAAGCTGCCAAAGCGTGCCTCGATGAAGCCTTTAGTGAGAAAGGAATCAATAAAGTGTTTGCTCAAGCCATTGGCAGTAACCACCCATCGATTGAGACAATCAAAAAGATTGGCATGAAGTTAGATGGGAGTTTACGGCAGGATTTATGGCATGATGGTCAGTTTAAAGATGTGTTAATCTTTAGCATCCTTAAACGAGAGTGGGAGTCTGAGGGAAACTGA
- a CDS encoding TlyA family RNA methyltransferase, giving the protein MANKVRLDTLLVNRGLSETREKAKRNIMAGLVYSESTRMDKPGVKVDDTIPLTVKGKAIPYVSRGGLKLEKALKHFDLKLEGKTLIDVGSSTGGFTDCALQNGAEMSYAIDVGYNQLAWKLRNDERVEVMERTNFRYVTPDDLTRGKPNVSSIDVSFISLKLILPVLKTLLQEDSDVVALIKPQFEAGREQVGKKGIIRDAKVHRQVVRDMLDFASQTGYSVEGLTFSPITGGDGNIEFLAHLKWKDGNGVIQPTIDVDEVVSEAHQTH; this is encoded by the coding sequence ATGGCGAATAAAGTACGATTAGATACACTGCTCGTGAATCGAGGGCTCTCTGAGACTCGCGAGAAAGCAAAACGAAACATAATGGCTGGTCTTGTCTATTCAGAATCAACTCGAATGGATAAGCCAGGTGTTAAAGTAGACGATACAATCCCACTTACAGTAAAAGGAAAAGCTATTCCTTATGTGAGTCGAGGTGGGCTTAAGCTTGAGAAGGCGTTAAAACATTTCGATCTTAAGTTAGAGGGCAAGACGCTCATAGATGTCGGGTCTTCTACTGGTGGGTTTACAGACTGTGCCCTTCAGAACGGTGCAGAAATGAGCTATGCCATTGATGTTGGGTACAATCAATTAGCGTGGAAATTACGTAACGATGAACGAGTAGAAGTGATGGAACGTACGAATTTCAGGTATGTGACTCCGGATGATTTAACGCGAGGAAAACCAAATGTGTCTTCCATTGACGTCTCGTTTATCTCTCTAAAACTCATTCTTCCCGTGCTAAAGACGCTGCTGCAAGAAGATAGCGATGTCGTCGCACTGATTAAGCCGCAATTTGAAGCGGGGAGAGAACAAGTTGGGAAGAAAGGGATTATTCGCGATGCAAAGGTCCACCGTCAAGTTGTCCGAGATATGCTCGATTTTGCGAGTCAAACTGGATACTCTGTCGAAGGCCTGACCTTCTCTCCTATTACAGGCGGAGATGGCAACATCGAGTTCCTGGCTCATTTGAAATGGAAGGATGGGAATGGTGTAATCCAACCGACGATTGATGTGGATGAAGTTGTTTCTGAAGCTCATCAAACCCATTAA
- a CDS encoding YkvS family protein, whose protein sequence is MSDENLTGGLLDAAFSRKEKEEKDQVAEEEKATEGDIIAFKKGKQELEGLVVSAKLDNSVVVDMTIMENFEKLNLDYERTVVGHGKYTVKQRGTLPQEEE, encoded by the coding sequence ATGAGTGATGAAAACTTAACAGGCGGATTGCTCGATGCTGCTTTCAGCCGTAAGGAAAAAGAAGAAAAAGACCAAGTGGCAGAAGAAGAAAAAGCTACTGAAGGTGATATCATTGCCTTCAAGAAGGGAAAACAGGAGCTTGAAGGACTTGTTGTCTCTGCAAAGCTTGATAATTCGGTTGTCGTAGACATGACCATCATGGAAAATTTCGAGAAGCTGAACTTGGACTATGAACGTACTGTTGTTGGGCATGGAAAATATACAGTAAAACAACGTGGCACGTTGCCACAAGAAGAAGAATAA
- the spo0A gene encoding sporulation transcription factor Spo0A translates to MEKIKVCLADDNRELVHMLDDYFYDQEEIEVVGKAYNGQDCLTLLEESDPDVLVLDIIMPHVDGLAVLSKMKELGKERLPNVIMLTAFGQEEVTKKAVDLGASYFILKPFDLDNLRDHILQVHGKSPAFDSSRNRAVRERKPEKKLNLDASITNIIHEIGVPAHIKGYMYLREAISMVYNDIELLGSITKVLYPDIAKKYNTTASRVERAIRHAIEVAWSRGNIDSISTLFGYTVSMSKAKPTNSEFIAMVADKLRLEHMAV, encoded by the coding sequence GTGGAAAAAATTAAAGTTTGTTTGGCGGATGATAATCGGGAACTTGTTCATATGTTAGATGATTATTTCTATGACCAGGAAGAGATTGAAGTTGTGGGGAAAGCTTATAATGGTCAAGATTGTTTAACGTTGTTAGAAGAATCCGATCCTGATGTCCTAGTGCTGGATATTATTATGCCGCACGTTGACGGATTGGCAGTCCTTTCTAAGATGAAGGAACTTGGTAAAGAGCGTCTGCCAAACGTCATTATGCTTACAGCGTTTGGGCAAGAAGAAGTAACGAAGAAAGCGGTCGACCTAGGGGCATCTTATTTTATTTTAAAACCATTTGATTTAGATAACCTGCGTGATCATATTCTCCAAGTGCATGGCAAATCCCCAGCATTTGATTCTAGTCGAAATCGTGCGGTTCGAGAACGCAAACCTGAGAAGAAGCTTAATCTAGATGCAAGTATTACGAACATCATCCATGAAATCGGAGTGCCCGCTCACATTAAAGGATACATGTATCTACGTGAAGCCATTTCTATGGTTTACAACGACATTGAGTTACTAGGGTCCATTACGAAGGTTCTGTACCCGGATATTGCGAAAAAGTACAATACAACTGCAAGCCGTGTAGAGCGAGCAATTCGACACGCTATTGAAGTGGCATGGAGCAGAGGTAACATTGACTCTATTTCAACGCTATTTGGCTACACCGTATCCATGTCGAAAGCGAAGCCAACAAACAGTGAGTTTATCGCAATGGTGGCGGATAAGTTACGTTTGGAGCATATGGCTGTTTAA